The DNA segment GGCCGCGACCGGGGCGTCCGGGTCGATCCAGTACCGGATCACCACCACCCTGGCGGACACCGCGGTCGTGGACGTGACCGCGCGCGGAGTGACGCTCGCGGCGCGGCCCTCGATCGAGTTCCGCCACGGACCTCTCGACACGCTCGTCATCGCGGGACCCGCCGGACCGCTCGCCTCCGGCGTGGCCCAGTCGCTCCACGTCACCGCGCGCGACGCGTTCGGAAACGAGGTCGTGAACCTCGACGGCTCGCCGCTCGGCGTCAGCCTCCTGACCGGCGGCGCGTCGCTCCCCTCGTCGGTCCCGTTCTCGGGCGGCGAGGCCTCGGTGCCGTTCACGCCCACCCTGACCCAGCCGCTCACGATCCGCGTGACGGAGGGCGGCGGCCAGAATTCCACGTACGGTCCGGTCTCGGTCGCGGCGGGCCCCGCGTACCGGCTGACCGCGCTCCCACTCGCGCCGGGGTCGAATCCGCTCGCCGCCGGGGACTCCCTCATGTTCCGCGCGCGCGTGACGGATGCCGGCGGAAACCCAGTGACGGGCACGTCCGTGAGCGCGTCCGTGATCGCGGGCTCGGGCGGGGTGGCGCCGGCCGGCGCGACGACGGACGCCCTGGGCGAGGCCGCGTTCCAGCTCACGTCGGGAGGCGTCCCCGGGCCGCTCGGCGTGCGTCTGCTCGCCGGCGCGAGCGCGGCTCCCGATTCCGTGCGCGCGGACACCGTGTCGGTCACGGTCGTTCCCGGCGCGACGGCGTCGCTCGAGGTGGTCGCGGATTCGCTCACCTGGACCGCGGGGGACTCCGTGCGCGTCCAGGTGCGCGCGCGGGACGCGTTCGGAAATCTCGTGGTTGCGGACGGGGCGACGGTGAGCATGAACGCGTCGGGCTCGGTCCGCTGGAGCCCCCCGTCGGGCTCCTTCGGCGGCGGCGTGTTCGTGTCCTACGGCCGGGACACCGTCTCCGAGTCGATCGCGATCGGTGCCACGCGCGCCGGAGGGATCACGGGAAGCGGCGGCATCGCCGTCGTGCGTCCCGCGGCTCCGTCGCGAATCGACAAGGTGGCGGGGGACGGGCAGAGCGCCGTCGTGACCCGGGAGCTTTCGCTCCCGCTTCGCGTCCGCGCGCGGGACGCGTTCGGAAACGCCGTGCCCGCGGCCGCCGTTCTCTTCCGCGTGACGGCGGGAGGCGGCTCGCTCGATGCGACGCGCGGCGGCGCCGCGGACTCGATCGTCTTCACGGACGTCTCCGGCCTCGCCGCGTGCGAGGTCGTCCGGGTCGGCACGGTGGCGGGAGCGGGCACGGATTCCGTCGAGGCGCGTCTCCTCGCCATGCCCTCGGCGCGCGTCACCTTCGGCGCGTCCGCGCTCGCGGACACGGCGGTCGTGATCGCGCTCGCGCCCGCGGGGCTGTCGCTCTCGGCGGGAGGCACGGGCACGGTGACCGCGACCGCGCGCGACGCGTTCGGCAATCTCGCGCCGGGCGTGCCGCTCACGTTCTACCTGGGTGGGCCGGCATTCGGCACGCTCGAGTCCCTGGGCGCGACCACGGGGGGACCCGGCTCGCAGAGCGGCGTCACGTCCGCGCTCGGGACGCTCGCGGTCCGCTACCGCGCGCCGTCGTCGGCTCCGGCGACGGACTCCGTCTTCGTGCGCGGCGCGACGCTTCCGCCGGTGGGGATCGCGGCGCAGGTAGGCGCGTCGGCGACGGCGAGCCTCCGGGTGGAGCCCGACCTGACCCAGTGGACCGCGGGACAGTCCGTCCGCGTGACCGTGCGCGCCGTGGACGCGTTCGGGAACCCCGTCACGACGGACAATGCCGTGATCACGATGTCGTCGGGGGGCTCGGTGCGGTGGTCGCCGGTTTCGGGGCCGCTCGTCGGGGGCGTGTTCCAGACCTTCGCGCGCGACACCGTGGCGGAGAGCGTGGCGTCGATCCAGGCTTCGCGCGCGGGAGGCGGCGCCGGCGGCGCGGGTCCCATTCTCGTCGTCCCCGCCGCGCCGTCGGGCGCGATCGCGGTCGCGGCGAGCCGCACCACGCTCACCGCGGACGGACGGAGCACCGCGTCCTTGACCCTGGGCCCGGTGCGGGACCCCTTCGGGAACACGGCGGCGAGCGGCACGACGATCGAGGTGCGCGCCGGAGCCGCCACGCTCGTCGGCCCGGACGCGTCGCCGCTCGACAGCCTGCAGCTCCTCACGGGAGCCGATGGACGGGCGTCCCTGATCCTGGTCGCGCCCGCCACAACGGGGACCGATCTCCTGCGCGCGACGAGCGGCGCGGCATCCGGGTCTCAGGCCTTCCTCTTCGAGCCGCCGCCCTCGCTCACGCACGTCGCGGGATCCCTGGCGCCGGCGGTGGTCGTGCCCGGGCTCACCGTCGCGTTCACCGTTTCGCTGACGAACAGCGGCGCCGGGACGATCCAGCTCGGTCCGGGAACGACGCTCTCGTTCGGCGCGGGCGCGAGCGCGTTCACGGCCTCGCTCGGCGGACCGGTCTCGATTCCGCAGGGGCAGACGTCCTCGCTCGGCTTCGCCGCCGCCGCCGTCCCGGGGACCCTCACGCCCGGCACGTACGCTCCGGCGCTCCGCGTCGTGGGCGTGGACGGGACGGGCGAGCCCTTCGACTTCTATCCGAGCCTCGCGGGGGCGCAGGTCCACGCGGCGGGCGTGAGCGTGGCGGCGGTCGCGGCGACTCCTTCTCCCGTCCCGCTCGGATTCGCCGACCTCTCGCTCGTGTTCGACGTCACGAACCCGACCGCGCTCGCCGCCGTGATCGACGCGGCGAGCCTCGCGGTCTCGCCGGGCGTGTTCACCGTGAACTCGGTCACGCCCCCGCTTCCCGCGCCGCTCCCCGCGGGCGGGACGACGCGGCTCACGCTCTCCGTGCGCGTCCCCGCGAGCGGGCTCGCTCCCGGAACGCCGGTGAGCGCGCAGCTCACCGCGACCGCGTCGTTCGCGGGCTCGTCGGTCACGGGCGTCAACGCGGCCCCGCTTCCCTTCACGGTGGAGTCGGCCGCGCGGATCGCCGCCGTTCCCGGAGGCGCCGCGCCCGCCCGCTATCTCCGCTCGCGCTCGTTCGCGCCCGGGGCGATCGTCGAGAACACGGGAACGTCCGCGGTGACGCTCGCCCGCGATGTCACGAGGCTCCTGCTCCAGCATCCGGGCGGCGATGCCCTGTCCGCCGGGCTCCGCGCCGCGACGGCGGTGGCCGGCGGCGACACCGCCGCGCTCGCGTTCGACTCGCTCGCGGTGCCGGGATCCGTCGCGCGCGGAAGGTATGCCGCGAAGCTGGTGCTGAGCGGGACCGAGGCGGGACAGGCGTTCGCCGACACCATCCCGCTCGCGCCGGACAGCGTCTCGGTGCTCGAGCCGCCCGTCCTCGCCGTGACCGCGCCGGTCGATCCCGCGGTCGTGAGCGCGGGGCAGGCGCGCCCGCTCCGGGTCACCGTGGTGAACTCGGGGGACGTCCCGTTCACGCTCGATCCGGCGACGGCGCTTCGTCTGGGAGCGCCGCTCTCCGTGGTGCTCGGATCCGTTGCCCCGCCGCCTTCCGTTCCCGCGGGCGGATCGGTGAGCCTCGACTTCTCCGGCGTCCCGCTCGGCACGGCGTCCCTCCCGGGGATCGCGAGCCTCACGCTCGAAGCCCGCGGCGCGGAGGACGGCGCGCCCCGCGAGGAGTCCGTCCCCGCGGGGACGCTCGACGCGCGGGCGCCTTCCACGCTCGCGTACGTGGCCGGGAGCGCCGCGCCCGACACGGTGCGCGCGGGGGAGACCCACGACATCACGCTCCTCGTGCGGAACGACGGCGGCTCGCCGTTCCTGCTCGATCCCGCGGCGTCGCGTCTCGTCCTGAGCGACGGCGTGGAGCAGGTCGTGGCGACGGGATCCGGCGCCCCGTTCGCGCTCGATCCCGCGGCGCAGGCCACGCTCACCTTCCCCGCGGCCTCCTTCCCGGCCGCGCTCGCGAGCCAGTCCTATCCCGTCACGCTCGTGCTCCGCGGCACGGAGTGGGGGCTCGCCGACAGCGCCACCGTCACGTCCGGCGGCGCCGCGATCGCCGTGATCGAGCAGGCCGCCGGAATCCAGGTGCGCGGGTTCGACACGGGAGCGCCCGCGCAGGTCGCGCCCGGAGCACAGGGCGTGCGCGTGTGGGGCATCGAGCTCACGCCGCTCGTGCCTCCGGGGGCGACGACGGCGGCGAGGCTCCACGCGCTCCGGTTCCGCGTCCTCGCGGACGGGAGCGAGGCGCCGTCCGCCGGGAACAATCTCGGGTCGATCTCGATCCGGGGGACGAACGGCATCCTCCTCGCGCAGGCCGCGGGCGGCGTTCCCAACCCGGTGCGGCTCGATCTCGTTCCCCCGCTCGCGATCGCGTCTCGAGCCGAGTCCGTGACCGTCGAGGTGACCCTCGCCGGGGCACCGACGGCGCGCGCGGTCGCGCTCCGGATCGCCGTCGAGCCGGACGTCGTCGTGCTCGACGACCTCACCGGGACGCCCGTGCCCATCCGCGGCGGCGGCGGGCTCGCGTTCACGCCGATCGTCTCGCCCACGGTCACGCTCTATGACCGGGCGCACGGCTACCCGAATCCGTTCCACGCGGGGCGCGAGGCGGTGCGGCTCTCGTACGTGCTCCCGGACGACGCCGCCGTGCGGATCGCGATCTACACGCTCCTCGGAACCCTCGTGCGCGAGATCTCGCTTCCCGCCGGCGCGGCCGGAGGAGCGCGAGGGCTGAACGAGGTGCCCTGGGACGGGAGGAACGGCGCGGGAGAGATCGTCCGTCCGGGGGTCTACGTCGCCGAGATCCAGGGGGCCGGCGCGAGCGAGCGGATCAAGGTGGGGGTGCTCCGATGAGGACCGTCCTGAGCTCACGCCGGCGGAGGGCTCGCGCGCGGCGGGAGCAGATCCTCCGGCGGGTGGTGCGCGCGGTCGCGGCGGGCGCGCTCGTCGCGGTCGCGGCCGTGCGCGCGGCCTCGGCCCAGACCGCGGGAACGGCGAACCTCCTCTCCTCGCCGGGGTCGTGGCCCACGACCGGCGCGATCAGCGCGTCGACCGCGCTCGGACTCGATCCGTCGGCGCTCTACCTGAACCCGGCGGGGCTCGCCGCGCAGGACGAGCGGACGCTCCTCGTGCATCACGGGCTCCTCCAGTTCGACACGTCGTGGGATCTCGCCGCGGTCTCGTACCCCATTCCCGGGCTCGGCGCGGTCGGGCTCGGGGTGGCACGCATCGGGACGAGCGGCATCGACGCGTACGACGCCGGAAACCAGGCGCTCGGATCGATCGGCTACTCCGAGACGTCGCTCGCCGCGGGCGTTGCCCGGCGCGTGATCGGAGACGTCACGGCCGGCGCCACGTTCAAGGTGCTGAGCCAGTCGCTGGGAGAGGTGTCGGCCGCGGCTCCGGCCGTCGATCTCGGCGTGGTCTACCATCCGGCGCGGTTCCGGGGCGGACAGGTGGGGCTGGCGGTCCAGAACGTGATCGCGGGCTCGCTCGACCTGGGCGGCTCGGCCCCCGCGATCGACCGCGCGTTCCGGCTCGGGCTCGCGAGCCCCGCCTGGCGGCTTCGAGAATTCACGCAGGCTCGGGCCGTCGTGGACCTCGGGAAGCAGGGAAGCGAAGGCATGTCCTCGCGCCTCGGAGTGGAGGTGACGCGCGCCGGCCTCGGCTCCGCGCGAATCGGACTCCAGGGCGGGAACGCGACCGCCGGGATCGGACTCTCGTGGCGCCGGTACGGCGTGGATCTGGCGGTCTCCCAGGGCGAGGTCGAGATGACCCACCAGCTCGCGCTGCGCGTCGCGTGGGGCGAGCCCGTGAGCCAGTACGAGGCGCGCCGCCGCGCCGAGTACGCGAAGGCTGCCGAGGACTCCCTCCGCTCCCGTCGCGCGGCGCAGCTCGCGCAGGATCGTGCCCGTGCCGAGGAAGCCGAGCGGGCCGGGGAGTGGGAGACCGCGCTCGTCCTCTGGGAGGTCATCGCGCGAGAGCTGCCCGGCGGCGGCTACGAGGCGCGCGCGGAGCGCGCTCGGAAGGAGATCGCGCTGCGCGCCGAGCGCGGGCTCGAGGCGGAGAGCGCCCGGCGGCTCGCCTCCGCGATGACGGCGATGATCCGTGAAGCCGTGAAGCGCGGCGACCTGGAGGAGGCGGAAGGGCTGCGGCGAGGCCTCACGCGTCCGGAAACAGGAGGCGTTCCCGCCGCTCCGGAGAGCCTCGCCGCGCTCGAGCGCGAGATCGCGGACGCGCGCACGGCGGTGGCGGACCGGGCCGCCGCGCGCGCCGACTCGCTCCGCGTGGCGGGACGGCTCCTCCAGGCGGCCGAGGAGGCGGCGCTCGCGCTCCGTCTCGAGCCGGAGCACGCGAAGGCCCGCGCCGTGTGGACCGAGCTCGAGTCGACGGTGGGGAAGAGCGCGACCCAGACGGCGACGCTCTCCCGGAAGCTCGAGTCCCTGACCTCGGTCCAGGATGCCTCGCGCGCGTTCAACGAGGGGCGCTACCAGGAAGCGCGGGCCGCGGTCCGGAAGGCGCTCGCGCGCGATCCCGGAAGCCCCGAGGCGAAGGCGTGGCGCGACCGGATCGAGCGGCGTCTCGCGAAGCCCAAGCCCGAGCTCGACGCGCGCATCAAGCAGCTCTACGTGCGCGGCATGGAGGCGTTCGCGGCCGGGAACTATCCCGAGGCGCTCCGCCACTGGGAGCAGATCCTCGCGATCGACCCCTTGAACGAGAGCGCGCGCCGCCACGTCCTCGAGACGCGCGAGCGCATGAAGGCCGAGGCGGCGCGGTGAAGATCCCGAAGCTCCAGCGCGCGATGCCGCCGCGCCGGTTCCAGCTCCGGGTCGTGGCCGAGGACCGGCACCTGGCCGAGATCCGCGACTTCGTCCAGGACGCCGGCGAGAAGCTCCTCATCCCGCAGAAGATCCTCGCGAACACGAAGCTCGCCGTGGACGAGGCGTGCACGAACGTCATCAAGCACGGGTACAAGGGGGAGTCGGGCGGCTTCATCGAGATCGTGATCACCGGAAACGGGCGCGACTTCTCGATCGCGATCCACGACACCGGGAAGAGCTTCGATCTCCGGAACGTGAAGAGCCCGGACCTCAAGATGTACGTGGAGACGCGGCGCAAGGGCGGCTTCGGCGTCTTCATCATGAACCAGCTCATGGACGAGGTGCGCTACCGCGCCGGCCGCGACGGGAACGTCCTCACCATGGTGAAGCGCATCGGCAGGAACGCGCGTCGCCGCCGAGGGAAGGGGAAGAACCGGCGCTCGCTCCAGTTCACCTACACGGTGCAGGCGTTCGGCGCCATCACGTTCCTCGTCGTCGCCGCGTTCACCGTGATCCACATGCGCCAGCGGGACGCGCTCGAGCGCGAGGTGCTCCTCCAGGCGCGGAGCGCCGCGGCCAGCGTCGGCGCGACGGCGGTGGAGACCCTGACGCGGCGCGAGCCCATGTCGATGGAGCAGACGCTGCTGAACCAGTCCATCCGCGCGCTCCTCCGCGCGCACCCCGAGTACGCGTCCGCGCGCGTGCTCGATCCGGGCGGCCGCATCTGGGGCTCGGACCAGTTCCAGGAGGTCCTCACGGTTCGGACCCTGCCCGCGGTCGTGCGCGAGGTGGGGACGCCGGGCGCGCCTGGCGCCCCTACGGTCGCCTTCGGCCCCACCGACGGGAAGCGCCGCGAGCTCCACCACCCCGTGCTCGATCCCGCGTCCCGCGGCGCGCCGCGGCTCCTGGGATGGATCGAGCTGACCGTGCGCGAGTCGGCGATCGCGGGGCGCGTGCAGACCGCGATGATGGAGCTCGCCACGATCGCGCTCTTCACGCTCGTCCTCGGCTGCGGCCTCTCGGCGCTCCTCATCGCGATCTTCGTCCGCCCGATCCAGGCCCTCTCCGACAGCGTGCGCGCGATCGGCGAGGGGACGATGGTGGCGGACATCGGCACCTCGGGGAACGAGGAGATCGACGAGATCGCGCGCGCGTTCAACGAGGTCACGGCGAAGTTCCGCTCGGCCCAGAGCCACCTCATGGAGCAGGAGCGGATGCAGCAGGAGATGCAGATGGCGCAGGAGATCCAGCAGATGCTCCTCCCGCGCCGCGTGCCCGAGCTCGAAGGGTTCGAGCTGGGCTCGCTCTACCGCGCCGCGAAGGAGGTGGGCGGCGACTACTACGACTTCCTCACCGTGGACGACCGCACGGTGGGGGTCGTGGTGGCCGACGTCTCCGGAAAGGGCGTTCCCGGTTCCCTCGTCATGACCATGATCCGGACCGCGCTGCGCATGGAGGCGCGCGGGAACCGCTCGGCCTCGGACGTCATGGCGAAGATGAACTCGTTCGTCACCGAGGACATGAAGAAGGGGATGTTCGTCACGATGTTCTACGTCGTGCTCGACTCCGTGAACCGGGCCGTCACCTACGCGAGCGCGGGACACAACCCGATGATCCTCTACCGCGGCGAGTCGGATGCCACGTACTTCCTGAAGCCGAAGGGAATTCCCGTGGGGATCGACGTTCCGGACGGAGAGCTCTTCCGGAGGACGATCTCGGTCGAGAAGCTCACGCTCCGCCAGGACGACATGCTCGTGATCTACACGGACGGGATCACCGAGGCGATGAACCAGGAGCGGGAGCAGTTCGGCGAGGCGCGGCTCCTCGCCGCCATCAAGAAGCACGGGCACGGGACCGCGCAGGAGTTCGCGGACGCCCTGAACCAGGAGATCCACGACTTCACCGGCGGAGCCCCGCAGAACGACGACATCACGCTCGTCGCGATCAAGGAGCGGGTTCCGGTCGAGGAGCGGCTCGAGTCGAACCGCCGCGAGCTCTTCCGCCTGATCGACGAGGAAGGCGTCTCGATCGCCGAGGCGTGCGACCGGCTCAAGATGTCCCCCTCGACCTACTACTCGTACCGGCGCCGCGTCGGCGAGGTGGGCGTGGACGAGGGCCTCAAGGCGAAGCGGCCCCTCGTGCCGTTCGCGCGCGCGAGTCTCGAGGAGGAGGCCGCGATCCTCGAGATCGTGCACGCGGAGCCTCTCCTCGGGGCCAAGCGGATCCACCAGCTCTTGCACGGTGCAAACCGTTGCCGTGCCGAGCTTTCCGAGAAGGCAGTCTACGACGCCCTGAAGCGCCACGGGCTCAGCCGGAAGGAGAAAAGGCTGGAGTTCGCCCAAGGCGGTTCCGATAAACGGATGGCGAGGCTCGCCAGGGCCCTGACCGAGAACGGTCCCGTGGCCCCGGCGGATCCAGGAGGGGGAGCATGAAGGGAATCGACGTATACGTCGAAGCGGCGGCGAAGAACCCGGTCGTGTCGGTGCTGCGCGTCTCGGGATACGTGGACACGACGACGAGCCCCGATCTCGAGCGGCGGCTCCAGGCGCTGCTTCGCGAGAACCGCTACCACATCGTGGTGGACCTCGCGGGGGTCGAGTACATCTCGAGCGCCGGGTGGGGCATCTTCATCAGCGAGATCCGCGAGATCCGCGAGAACGGCGGCGATCTCAAGCTCGCCGGCATGATCCCGGACGTGAAGGAGGTCTTCGATCTCCTCGAGTTCGAGAACATCCTGAAGGCGTACACCGATGCCGAGCTGGCGGTGTCGTCCTTCGGCGAGAGCACGGCCGGCGCGACCGCGCCCTCCACGCCCGTCGCGGGCGGAGCGGCGCCGGCGGCCCAGCGCTCGGAGACGGTGCTCACGGACGAGGAGCTCGTCCGGGAGATCGCGCGCCAGCATCCCGACTACGGCCTCATGCGCATCCAGAAGGAGCTGCGCCGGCCGGAGCGCGGCGGGCGCGACCTGAACCCGGTCCAGATCTACGTGCTCCTCCGGAAGCTCGAGCTCGACACGCGCGAGCGCCGCGAGGCCTTCGCCCGGGGAACGCAGCCCACGGCGTAACGCCCCGGACACATTCCGCTTGACCCTCGAGGGGGCCGCCGCCTACCGTTCGCGGACGGCCCCCTCGATCGTTTCGCCCCCCGAGCCGAAACCCCGCGCACCGAACGCTGGTATCATTCCGTACTCCATGACGAAAGCCCCGCGCCCGTGAAGCTCGAGCTCACCGCGACGCCGCAGCTGATCGCGATCCTCCTCATCCTCGCCGCCTTCGCGGTGGGGATCTGGGCGTACACGACGCGCTATCCCGTCCTGCCGGGGCGGCGTCGCGGGATCCTGCTCGCGGCCCGCCTTCTCGCCCTCCTGGCGCTCCTCGTGGCCTCGCTCGCCCCCGTGCTGCGCTACCCGGAGTCCTCGCGCGCGCGGAACCGGCTCCTCGTGCTCGTCGACCACTCGGGCAGCATGGAGGTGCGGGACGTTCCCGGGGGCCGGAGCCGGCGGAGCGCCGCGGACAGCGCGGCCGCCTCGATCGCCGGCGAGCTGGGACGGCGCTACGACGTCCGCTCGGCCGCCTTCGACGCATCGGTCGGCCCCTTCGGGCGCGACGCGCGCGCGTCCGTCGAGGCATACCCGGGCGGGGGCGAGACGGCGCTCGGGGACGCGCTCCGCGCCACCCTTCGCCGGGTGGACCCCGATTCCGTGGCGGCGGTCGTCGTCCTGAGCGACGGCATCGTGAACCGCGGCGAGGATCCCGAGCGCGCGCTCGGCGCCGCGCTTCCCGCGTTCGCGCTCACCGTGGGGAGCCGCTCCGATCCGCCCACGGTCGGCATCGCCGGGGTCGAGACCCCGGCCGAGATGATCGTGGGACGTCCCACGCCGATCGTCGTCACCGTCCGGCAGGGGGCGCGGCCCGCCTCGAGCGGCGTCGTGCGCGTGTCCGAGGAGGGCCGCGAGCTGGGCCGCGGCTCGTTCTCGCTCTCCGGCGCGAGCGCCTCCACGCGCGTGACGATTCCCGTGACCGTGCAGAGCCGCGGCAAGCGCTTCCTCGAGGTCGAGCTCTCGGGCATCGACGGCGACCCGGTGCGCGAGAACAAGCGCCGCCTCGTCGCCGTGCTCGCGCGTCCCTGGAAGCGCACGGTCGTGATCGTGTCGTCCTCGTGGGACTGGGATCTTCGATCGCTCGCGCGCGGCGTGGAGGAGGACACCACGATCGCCGTGGTCCGCGCGGCGCCCGCGGGCGGTTCGCAGGTGGCGCGGCTCCACGGCGGGGCCGCCTCGCTCGAGAGCCTGCTCGAGGAGGCCGAGGCCGCGGTGGTCCGCTACGATGCCGCGACGATCACGCCGGAGCGCGCCCAGGTCCTGATGCGGTACCTGAACCGGGGCGGCGGGCTCTTCCTCTGGATCGATCCGCGCCCGCGCACGCCTGCCGATTCGCCGCTCACGCGCGCGCTCGCGCTCCAGTGGCGGTTCTTGGCCCAGTCCATCGGGGCCTCCGCCACCACGGATCTCGCGCCCGCGGGACGGACCCACGAGGTCGCGCTCCTCGGCCGGGACGCGGCCGGCGCGGCGACCGCGTGGAAGGACCTTCCTCCCATCGAGCCGATCGTGGTGCTCGGCACGACCGGGAGCCCGCTCCAGCCGATCGTCCTCGGCCGAATTGGAAGCGACACGGTCCCCATCGTGCTCGCGGGGATGGTCGGCAAGGGACGCGTCGTGTTCCTGAACGCGGCCGGCGTCTACCGGTGGGGCATCACCGCCTCGGGCATCACGGGGAAGGCGGGAATCGAGTCCGCGTTCTTCGGCGGGGCGATCCGCTGGCTGGCGGGAGGCGAGGAGTCGCGTCCCGTGAGGATCGCCGCTCCCGACATCACGCCCGAGGGGCGTCCGGTCGCGGTGCGGGTCACCGCGTCGCTCCCGGCCGCGGCGTTGCAGGGGGCCCAGGCGCGGGTCGTCGCGCGCGCGCAGGGGAGCGGGCGCGGGCGCGCCCCGGTCGAGGCAACGCTGGCGCCCGAGGGAGCGGGCGAGTTCGCCGGCGCGGTCACGCTTCCGCCGGGCACGTATCTCCTCCAGGGACGCGTGGCGCGCGCGGGTCGCGTGCTCGGGTCGGACAGCGTGCGCGTGGCCGTGGGCGTGCAGGGGATCGAATACGAAACGCTCGCCGCGGATCCGGGAACGCTCCGCCGCCTCGCGGAGCGCTCGGGCGGGCTCGCCGCGCCGCTCGACAGCGCGGGCCCCGTCCTGGAGCGCCTTCGCTCGCCCGAGCTCCTGCGCGTGCGGCTCGCCGAGATGGATCTGTTCCACAACCCGCTCCTCTTCGCGATCCTGATCCTCGCGCTCACGCTGGAGTGGGCGCTCCGGAGGAGGTTCAATCTGATGTAGCCGTTGGCCCGCGCGTCACCCCGACCCCGCACGCGCCCTCCGTTCGCACCCTCCCCTCGCCTCCTCGAAACGAGGAGACCTCATGAAGCGCCTCGCGATGGCTGCCTACGTCCTGGTTCTCGCGGTCGTCTACTCGCTCGCGCTCGCGTCGTGGCTCGCCTCCGCCGCGCGCGGGGATCTCGTGCTGAACGAGATCCTCTACGATCCCGACGGCGCCGACGAGGGGCGTGAGTTCGTCGAGCTGTGGAATCCGGACACCGCCGCGGTGTCGCTGGAGAACGTGACGCTGGAAGCGTGCGACGGCGCGCGTCCCGGGTCATGGAGCGTGGTGTGGCGCGGCGCCGTGGGAGCGGCGGCGCCCCCTCGAGCGGCGTACCTGGTCCCTGCCGTGGCGCTGACCGCCGCGATTCAGAACGGGCCCGACGCCCTCCGGCTCGCGCGCGGCGGCGCGGTGATCGATCTCCTCGGATACGGCGACCTGGAAGACGCGTCGCTCCGCGAAGGGGAACCCGCGGCGGACGCGGCGCCGGGGCAGAGCCTCGCGCGCGTGGGCGACGGCGTGGACACCGGCGTGAACGGCGCGGACTGGGCGCCGGAGCAAGACCCGACCCCCGGCGAGGCGAATCATCCGGATCTCAGACTGCGGTTCACGCGCGCGACCGCGACCGTCGTTCCGGAAGTGGCCTGGCCCGGCGAAGCGGCCGAGGCGCGCGTGTGGGTGCGGAACTCGGGAACCCGCACCGCCGACGCGGCGCGGTGGGCCGTGGTCGCCTCGATGTCGCTTTCGGAGCTCGCGAGCGTCGTGACCGCGCCGGGCGCTTCCGTGGCGCCCGGCGAGAGCGTCCTCGTGAAGGTCCCGCTCGCCGTGACGGCCTCCGGTCTCTGGAGCGCGAGCGCGCGACTCGAAGGAGCGCCCCCCGGCCCGGAGGCGGCGGACACCGCGACGGCGGTGATCCGATGCGTCGCCGGGCCCGTGGTCGTGACCGAGTTCGCGTATCGCGACGCGGGCGCCGGGGAATGGGTCGAGGTCTGGTTCCGGGAGCCGCTCGACGATCTCGCGCTCGTGTCCCTGGGCGACGACGCGACCCCGCCTCGCGCCCTCGACCGCGGGCCGGTGCCGCGCGCGATCGCGGCGGCGACCACGATCGTGATCGCCCAGGATCCCGCGGCCGTGCGGGCGCGCTTCGCGCTTCCGGAGAGCCTCGTGCTCGGGCTCCAGGGCGGCTGGCCCTCGCTCAACGACGGGTCGAG comes from the Candidatus Eisenbacteria bacterium genome and includes:
- a CDS encoding SpoIIE family protein phosphatase, with the translated sequence MKIPKLQRAMPPRRFQLRVVAEDRHLAEIRDFVQDAGEKLLIPQKILANTKLAVDEACTNVIKHGYKGESGGFIEIVITGNGRDFSIAIHDTGKSFDLRNVKSPDLKMYVETRRKGGFGVFIMNQLMDEVRYRAGRDGNVLTMVKRIGRNARRRRGKGKNRRSLQFTYTVQAFGAITFLVVAAFTVIHMRQRDALEREVLLQARSAAASVGATAVETLTRREPMSMEQTLLNQSIRALLRAHPEYASARVLDPGGRIWGSDQFQEVLTVRTLPAVVREVGTPGAPGAPTVAFGPTDGKRRELHHPVLDPASRGAPRLLGWIELTVRESAIAGRVQTAMMELATIALFTLVLGCGLSALLIAIFVRPIQALSDSVRAIGEGTMVADIGTSGNEEIDEIARAFNEVTAKFRSAQSHLMEQERMQQEMQMAQEIQQMLLPRRVPELEGFELGSLYRAAKEVGGDYYDFLTVDDRTVGVVVADVSGKGVPGSLVMTMIRTALRMEARGNRSASDVMAKMNSFVTEDMKKGMFVTMFYVVLDSVNRAVTYASAGHNPMILYRGESDATYFLKPKGIPVGIDVPDGELFRRTISVEKLTLRQDDMLVIYTDGITEAMNQEREQFGEARLLAAIKKHGHGTAQEFADALNQEIHDFTGGAPQNDDITLVAIKERVPVEERLESNRRELFRLIDEEGVSIAEACDRLKMSPSTYYSYRRRVGEVGVDEGLKAKRPLVPFARASLEEEAAILEIVHAEPLLGAKRIHQLLHGANRCRAELSEKAVYDALKRHGLSRKEKRLEFAQGGSDKRMARLARALTENGPVAPADPGGGA
- a CDS encoding STAS domain-containing protein, which codes for MKGIDVYVEAAAKNPVVSVLRVSGYVDTTTSPDLERRLQALLRENRYHIVVDLAGVEYISSAGWGIFISEIREIRENGGDLKLAGMIPDVKEVFDLLEFENILKAYTDAELAVSSFGESTAGATAPSTPVAGGAAPAAQRSETVLTDEELVREIARQHPDYGLMRIQKELRRPERGGRDLNPVQIYVLLRKLELDTRERREAFARGTQPTA
- a CDS encoding lamin tail domain-containing protein, which gives rise to MKRLAMAAYVLVLAVVYSLALASWLASAARGDLVLNEILYDPDGADEGREFVELWNPDTAAVSLENVTLEACDGARPGSWSVVWRGAVGAAAPPRAAYLVPAVALTAAIQNGPDALRLARGGAVIDLLGYGDLEDASLREGEPAADAAPGQSLARVGDGVDTGVNGADWAPEQDPTPGEANHPDLRLRFTRATATVVPEVAWPGEAAEARVWVRNSGTRTADAARWAVVASMSLSELASVVTAPGASVAPGESVLVKVPLAVTASGLWSASARLEGAPPGPEAADTATAVIRCVAGPVVVTEFAYRDAGAGEWVEVWFREPLDDLALVSLGDDATPPRALDRGPVPRAIAAATTIVIAQDPAAVRARFALPESLVLGLQGGWPSLNDGSSAGSTHADRVRVLVDALPSDAVPYAGDRSARGGSVERLSTGLSSASPGTWSETIDPTGGTPGRANSVRAPERGEARGRGLLVASARVIRARDAGGAGGSGSPVVFRVTEEALGKRLTVRVHDLLGREVRTLVEGQRFPVDAAFVWDGRDGRGTAVAPGLYVVRAEALPDDAGAARSSSVLLAVAAGAAR